The genomic segment AGCGTATCCAGCTTGTCAGCCAGGCTGACCGACACCGTCACCGGAGCAGTCGGAACCTCGTCGCCCTGCCCGACCGGCTTGTAGTGATCGCGGATCGCGTCAGCCACGGCATCGGAAAGACCTTCCTCGCGGGCGTAATAACCGCCCATAAGCCCTTGCAATTCCGGGAATTCGCCGACCATTTCGGTGACGAGGTCCGCCTTGCACAGGCGTGCGGCCTGTTCGGCGAGGTCGGCCAGTTCTTCTCTTGTGAGCCCCTGCGAAGGCAGGGGCCCAGAGCCGGGTTGCGTATCATCGCCCTGGGCTCCAGCCTTCGCAGGAGCGCACGGGGTGACAATCCCTTCCTCAACCAGCCACCGCGCCAGCTTCGCCACACGCTCCACCTTGTCGGCAACGCTGCCGAGCTTCTCGTGGAACGTGATCCGCGCAAGCTTTTCCGCCTGCTTTGCCAGCGGAACCTTCTTGTCCTGCTGCCAGAAGAAACGCGCATCGGAAAGGCGGGCGGCCAGCACCTTGCGGTTGCCGTCCACGATGGCCAATCCGCCATCGGCCGGCACCACATTGGCGGTGCAGATGAAGGCATTGGCCAGCTTGCCGTCCTTGGTGCGGCAAATGAAATATTTCTGATTGGTGCGCGCGGTGAGCTGGATCACTTCGGGCGGCACTTCGAGGAATGCCTCGTCGAAGCGGCCGAGCAGCGGCACGGGCCATTCGGTCAGGCCAGCATTCTCGATGACCAGACCTTCATCTTCCACCAGCACGAGGCCCGCATCATGCGCGACATGCTTCGCGCCCTTACGGACGATATCTTCGCGCTCGGCTTGGTCCACGATCACGTGGTTGACGCGCAGGTGCCGGGCATAATCGTCCACCCCGGCGATTTCGATCTCGCCATGGGAGTGGAAACGATGGCCCATGGTCTTGCGGCCGGAAACCACGCCGCCCACTTCGCATTCGACGATCTCGCCATCGAACAGCGCCACGATGCCCGAAAGCGGACGCACCCAGCGCAGGCTCTCAGTCGAGAGCGAGGCAGCGCCCCAGCGCATGGACTTGGGCCAGGGGAAGGCGCGGATGATCGCGGGGATCGCATCGGCCAGCACATCCTTCACGGCGCGGCCGGGGATGTTGCGGACGGCGAAATAGGTCTGGCGGCCTTTCACATCGCGCAGTTCAAGCTGATCGCGCGTGACGCCATTCTTGCGGCAGAAGCCTTCGATTGCCTGATCGGGCGCGCCTTCGGGTGGGCCCTTTTCCTCTTCGCTGACAGCCTCGGTCGCCTGCGGCAGGTCGCGCACGATCAGCGCGAGGCGGCGCGGCGTAGACCATACGGTCACTTCGCCCAGCGCAACGCCTGCGCCCGACATTTCGGAACGGAACAGCTTTTCCAGATCGGCGCGGGCGCCGGCCTGCATACGCGCCGGAATTTCCTCGCAGCGCAGTTCGAGCAGGAAATCGCTCATGCCGACCACCCCGGGAACTTGGCTTCCCACCGTTCGGTTTCCTTGGCCATGTAGGCTTCGCAGCTCCCGCGGGCGAGGTCGCGGACCTGGCCCATATAGCTTGCACGCTCCTGCACGCTGATCACGCCGCGCGCCTGGAGGAGATTGAAGATGTGGCTGGCCTCAATCGCCTGCTCGTAAGCGGCGATGGGCACATCACTGGCGAGGCAGTTCTTGCACTCGGCCACGGCCTTGCGGAACAGGTCGAACAGGGCCTCTGTATCGGCGACCTCGAAGTTCCACTTGGACATCTGCTTCTCGTTTTCGAGAAACACGTCGCCATATGTCACGCCGCGACCGTTGAAATCGAGGTCGTACACATTGTCCACGCCCTGAATATACATGGCGAGGCGTTCCAGCCCGTAGGTCAGTTCACCAGCCACCGGCTTGCAGTCGAACCCGCCCATCTGCTGGAAATAGGTGAACTGGGTGACTTCCATCCCGTCGCACCACACTTCCCAGCCAAGGCCCCAGGCGCCCAGCGTGGGGCTTTCCCAGTCATCTTCCACGAAGCGGATATCGTGCTTCAGCGGATCGATTCCGATCACCTCAAGGCTCTTGAGGTAAAGCTCCTGCAAATCCGGCGGGCTGGGCTTCAGGATCACCTGATATTGGTAATAATGCTGCAGCCGGTTCGGGTTTTCGCCATAGCGGCCATCGGTCGGACGGCGCGAGGGCTGCACGAAGGCAGCATTCCACGGTTCGGGGCCAAGCGCGCGCAAGGTCGTGGCCGGGTGGAACGTGCCCGCGCCCATGCGCATATCGTAAGGTTGAAGGATCAGGCAGCCCTGCTCGCTCCAGTAATTATGGAGGGCAAGGATCATGGCCTGGAAGCTCAATACTTCCCCGGAAGAAGTGGTGCTGCTCATGCGGCGGCCCATGGCGGATGGCTCCAACGCGGTCAATGGTGCGCTGCACCTGTGCAACACGGATGCGACAATCCGCAGCTTCCCCTCGGGGTAACTTGTCCTTCACACGGGTTGCCGCAACAAGGCGGGCATGACCACAGGGTTCAGGCGAATCATCGCTTTTGCGGCCGCGCTGCTGGCATTGCAGTTTTCTGCCGCTTATGCGGCCGATGATGCGCGCCTGGTCGGCGGCGATGCGCCGCATGTCGCGCCTGCCGGGCCGGCGCTGTGGAAAGTCTCGGACCGGGACACGACGATCTACCTGTTCGGCACGATCCACTTCCTGCCCGATGGAGTGGACTGGTTTTCCGGCCCCATCGCCAAGGCGCTGGAATCGTCCACCGAAGTGGTGACGGAACTGGACCCGCAGGATGCGGAGCGCCTGCCGGTGCTGATGCAGCAGACGGCATTCCTTCCGGAAGACGAAACTCTGCGTGACATGCTCTCCCCCGATGACCGCAAGGCCTTCGAGGAACTGCTCATCACGCTGGGCATCCCTGTCGCCCAGTTCGACCGTTACAAGCCATGGTCCGCAGGACTGACCCTGTCCGTGCTGATGACCAAGCGTGCCGGGTTCGATCCCCAGAAGGGCGCGGAAGAAGTGGTGGAGGAACACCGCCAGAAGAACTCCCGGCGCAGCGCACTTGAATCGGTGGATTTCCAGGTGGACCTCTTCGCCGGCCTGCCCGAAGCCCAGCAGATCGCCTATCTCAATCAGGTGGTGGAAACCGCACCGACGCTGAAGGAAGACCTTACCGCCATGTTGAAGGACTGGCTGGAAGGCGATGCGGATTCGCTGGCCGAGCTGATCAATTCCTCCGAAGGCGATCCGGCCCTCTATCGCCGTATGCTGACCGATCGCAACGTGATCTGGGCAGGCTGGGTGAAAGACCGGCTGCGCAAGCCCGGAACCGTCTTCATCGCGGTGGGCGCAGGCCACCTTGCCGGCAAGGGCAGCGTGCAGGACCAGTTGAAGAAGCGCGGCGTTCGCAGCAAGCGGGTCCATTGATCCGCGCTCTCCCTCCATTCGCCCGCCGTTTGGCCGGGCTATGGCTGGCGTTGCTGCTGGTCGCCTGCAATTCCGCACCCGAACAACCCGAACCGGCCCCTGCCCTGTGGGAAATCACCGGTGCCAACGGCCAGCACGGCTATCTGTTCGGCACGGTCCATTCTTTGCCCGAGGGGTATCGCTGGCGGACGCAGGTGCTGGACGACGCCTTTGCCGCGTCCGACAGGCTGATGGTGGAAGTGGACCTTGCCCGCGATGGCGCGGCGATTGGCGGCATCTTCGCCAGCCTCGCCCGCAGCCCGGGACTGCCTCCGCTCAGCAGCAGGCTTTCCGGCGAAAGGCAGGCAGAGCTGAAACAGGCCATGAAGGCACGCGGGCTGAGCGACAAGGATTTTGCCGGGCTGGAAAGCTGGGCCGCCGCCCTCACTCTCGCCCAGGCTTATGACGATGGCACAGACGGCGAAGGGGCCGATCTCACGCTGATCAAGGCCGCCGGAAAACGCCCGGTGATCGAACTGGAAGGCGCCGCGCCGCAATTGCGCCTGTTCGACGCTTTGCCGGAACAGGACCAGCGCGATCTGCTGGCAGGAGTCGCGCAGGAGGCCTTGCAGGGCGAGGAACTGGGCGATGAACGTCTCAACCACTGGCTGACCGGCGATGCCGCCGCGCTGGAGAAAGAAACGCACGAGGGGATGCTGGCCGATCCCGGCCTGCGCGAGGCCTTGCTGCTGTCCCGCAACCGCGCATGGTCGGAAAAGATCGCGGAAGAACTGGCCAAAGGCGGCACGCTGTTCGTGGCGACGGGGGCAGCGCATATGGTGGGCCGCGAAGGGCTTGCGGCCCTGCTGGCGGAGCGTGGATATAGCGTAAGGCGCGTGCAATAGGGCATCCATCGCCCTGCAGACCACGCAATGCTTGCAAATGCGCGGCTTTTGCCATAGTGGCGCGCGCTTCTCAGCCATGGTCATCCCTGGAGGCGTGGCTGGAGAAGCGAACCAACCAGTAATTCGAAAGGCACGTACCATGAGCGACGCTCTGACCCTGCCGGCCGAAGCACGCGAACGGGCTGGCAAGGGAGCCTCCCGAGTACTGCGTCGCGAAGGCCGTGTCCCCGCCGTTATCTATGGCGGTAAGGAAGAACCTCTGTCGATCCACGTCGAGGAGAAGGAACTGCGCCGCCAGCTCGGCACCGGTCACTTCATGAACTCGATCGTCACTGTCGAGATCGGCGGCCAGTCGCTGCGCACCCTTCCCAAGGACGTTGCCTTCCACCCGGTTTCGGACCGTCCGCTGCACGTGGACTTCCTTCGCCTTGGCAAGGACGCCAAGGTCGAAGTGCTCGTCCCGGTGGTGTTCACCAATGAAGAAGCCTCACCGGGCCTCAAGCGCGGCGGCGTGCTGAACATCGTCCGTCACGAACTGGACCTGATCTGCGATCCGGAACTGATCCCCTCGGAAATCGAGATTGACGTGACCGGCCGCGAAGTTGGCGAATCGATCCACATCAGCAGCGTGAAGCTGCCGAAGGGTTCGGCCAGCGCGATCACCGATCGTGACTACACCATTGCCACCATCGTCGCTCCCTCGGCCCTGAAGTCGAGCGAAGGCGAAGCGGAAGCAGCCGAAGGCGAATAATCGCCCGGCATTGCTGCCAAATCAGGCGCCGGCTGTGCACAGGCACCGCCGGCGCTTTGCTTTTCTGCCTTCTGGAAGTCTAGGAAACCGCCATGCAACTCTGGGTCGGCCTTGGAAATCCCGGACCGCAATATGCGATGAACCGGCACAATGTCGGGTTCATGGCGCTGGACGTGATTGGCGATATGCACCGCTTCGGCGCCGTGCAGAAGAAATTCCAAGGCTGGGTGCAGGAAGGACGGCTCGGCACGGAAAAGATCGTGCTGCTCAAGCCCGCAACCTTCATGAACGAAAGCGGCCGCTCAGTCGGCGAAGCAATGCGCTTCTACAAGCTGGACCTGTCCGCCCTCAC from the Erythrobacter sp. SG61-1L genome contains:
- the glyS gene encoding glycine--tRNA ligase subunit beta, coding for MSDFLLELRCEEIPARMQAGARADLEKLFRSEMSGAGVALGEVTVWSTPRRLALIVRDLPQATEAVSEEEKGPPEGAPDQAIEGFCRKNGVTRDQLELRDVKGRQTYFAVRNIPGRAVKDVLADAIPAIIRAFPWPKSMRWGAASLSTESLRWVRPLSGIVALFDGEIVECEVGGVVSGRKTMGHRFHSHGEIEIAGVDDYARHLRVNHVIVDQAEREDIVRKGAKHVAHDAGLVLVEDEGLVIENAGLTEWPVPLLGRFDEAFLEVPPEVIQLTARTNQKYFICRTKDGKLANAFICTANVVPADGGLAIVDGNRKVLAARLSDARFFWQQDKKVPLAKQAEKLARITFHEKLGSVADKVERVAKLARWLVEEGIVTPCAPAKAGAQGDDTQPGSGPLPSQGLTREELADLAEQAARLCKADLVTEMVGEFPELQGLMGGYYAREEGLSDAVADAIRDHYKPVGQGDEVPTAPVTVSVSLADKLDTLRSFFSIDEKPTGSKDPFALRRAALGIIRLIQANALRMSIGEGDLLDFFADRLKVQQREAGVRHDLVDAVFALGGEDDLVRLLARVHALQSFIGTEDGANLLAGYKRAANILKKEDWQGIEGEIARTGEEDPLAEVDDPDLKDVVAAKMALRHGKELSYTPEPAEKALIEALDEAEPRAGAAIEAEDFEGAMAALASLRAPIDKFFDEVTVNDEQPEKRSSRLDLLARFRAAVQKVADFSKIEG
- a CDS encoding glycine--tRNA ligase subunit alpha, producing the protein MSSTTSSGEVLSFQAMILALHNYWSEQGCLILQPYDMRMGAGTFHPATTLRALGPEPWNAAFVQPSRRPTDGRYGENPNRLQHYYQYQVILKPSPPDLQELYLKSLEVIGIDPLKHDIRFVEDDWESPTLGAWGLGWEVWCDGMEVTQFTYFQQMGGFDCKPVAGELTYGLERLAMYIQGVDNVYDLDFNGRGVTYGDVFLENEKQMSKWNFEVADTEALFDLFRKAVAECKNCLASDVPIAAYEQAIEASHIFNLLQARGVISVQERASYMGQVRDLARGSCEAYMAKETERWEAKFPGWSA
- a CDS encoding TraB/GumN family protein, which encodes MTTGFRRIIAFAAALLALQFSAAYAADDARLVGGDAPHVAPAGPALWKVSDRDTTIYLFGTIHFLPDGVDWFSGPIAKALESSTEVVTELDPQDAERLPVLMQQTAFLPEDETLRDMLSPDDRKAFEELLITLGIPVAQFDRYKPWSAGLTLSVLMTKRAGFDPQKGAEEVVEEHRQKNSRRSALESVDFQVDLFAGLPEAQQIAYLNQVVETAPTLKEDLTAMLKDWLEGDADSLAELINSSEGDPALYRRMLTDRNVIWAGWVKDRLRKPGTVFIAVGAGHLAGKGSVQDQLKKRGVRSKRVH
- a CDS encoding TraB/GumN family protein; translated protein: MIRALPPFARRLAGLWLALLLVACNSAPEQPEPAPALWEITGANGQHGYLFGTVHSLPEGYRWRTQVLDDAFAASDRLMVEVDLARDGAAIGGIFASLARSPGLPPLSSRLSGERQAELKQAMKARGLSDKDFAGLESWAAALTLAQAYDDGTDGEGADLTLIKAAGKRPVIELEGAAPQLRLFDALPEQDQRDLLAGVAQEALQGEELGDERLNHWLTGDAAALEKETHEGMLADPGLREALLLSRNRAWSEKIAEELAKGGTLFVATGAAHMVGREGLAALLAERGYSVRRVQ
- a CDS encoding 50S ribosomal protein L25/general stress protein Ctc, whose protein sequence is MSDALTLPAEARERAGKGASRVLRREGRVPAVIYGGKEEPLSIHVEEKELRRQLGTGHFMNSIVTVEIGGQSLRTLPKDVAFHPVSDRPLHVDFLRLGKDAKVEVLVPVVFTNEEASPGLKRGGVLNIVRHELDLICDPELIPSEIEIDVTGREVGESIHISSVKLPKGSASAITDRDYTIATIVAPSALKSSEGEAEAAEGE